In Acropora muricata isolate sample 2 chromosome 11, ASM3666990v1, whole genome shotgun sequence, one DNA window encodes the following:
- the LOC136889226 gene encoding uncharacterized protein: MTVHLFSATSSPGCSNFALRKTAQESECELGSAAADFLRNDFYVDDGFKTCVTIEGSNHLIKSVKEMCRRRGFNLEKFDSNKKEVIKNIPMIDRTDDLKSINIDLDKLLME, translated from the coding sequence ATGACCGTGCACCTTTTCAGTGCAACCTCGTCTCCTGGTTGCTCCAATTTTGCTTTGAGGAAGACTGCCCAAGAGAGTGAGTGCGAATTGGGATCAGCTGCCGCTGACTTTCTGCGGAATGACTTCTATGTGGATGATGGATTTAAGACCTGTGTCACGATTGAGGGGTCAAACCATTTGATCAAGTCGGTTAAAGAAATGTGCAGAAGACGAGGTTTCAACCTGGAGAAGTTTGATTCCAACAAGAAGGAGGTCATAAAGAACATCCCAATGATTGACAGAACTGATGACCTCAAGAGCATAAACATCGATCTTGACAAGTTACTCATGGAATGA